TATGCAAGATCTCTTTTATCCTTTCTCCTCCCATCATCTACCTGCAGCGAGCCTTCCCAAGGCTAAGGGAAATGGGTAAAGATGTCAAGATGGGGAAATGAGTTGACAAGGGGAGATTTAATGGATATAAAAAGTGGTCAAAAGAGAGGAAAAGATAGTGGTTGCCAAAAGGAGGATTACGAAGAAGAAACTGAAGGAACCAGACGAATTTATCACCTGGGGCTCCAGGGTCGTGAACTATGTCCTAGCCCACTTAAGATACATAGGGCTGGGTATCCTTCTAGTAGTGGTGATAATCCTGGCCCTTTTCTTTTGGCGACAGCACCTGACGGCCAGCGAGGAGATGGCCTTCACCCTCTTAGGCAGGGGGATAAGCCTTTATCATCAAGAGGAAAAAGTTGGGGAAGCCCTTCAGGTCTTCACGGAGGTGATAAAGGACCATCCACGGATCAAGGCAGGAGAGGTAGCCCTCCTGTACCGAGGAAGGTGCTACATGCTCCAAAAAGACTATGATCAAGCCATCGCAGACTTCGAACTCTTTTTAAAAAGATCATCGGGGACTTTCTTGCGGACCATTGCCCTCAACGCCCTGGGGAACTCCTATGTGGCCAAAGGGGAACATCGGCGGGCCATAGATTGCTTCCAGCAGGTCCTGTCCTCGGGAGAGGAATGGCTTAAGCCATACGTTCTGCTACAAATGGGGATGTGTTGGGAGAAACTGGGTGAGGGGAAAAAGGCCTCCCACGCCTACCAAGAGTCCCTGAAACTGTCGCCCCCAGCCCCTTGGGCAACTTTAGCAAGGCTGAGGTTAAAGAAACTGGGAGAAAAAACTCAGTATCCCAGCCAAAAAGGAGATGAATAGAGGGATCTGTTCCACCATCAAAGGGCCCTCTTGATGAGGTCCTCAAGGGTCTCTTTAGGGACGGCCCCGATGATCTTATCGACTACCTGCCCATCCCTGAACAGGAGCAAGGTGGGGATGCTCCGAATACCAAACCTCCCCGGAGTAAGGGGGTTTTCGTCTACGTTCATCTTCCCGGCCTTTATCCTTCCTTGGTACTCTCGGGCCAGCTCTTCTACCGCAGGGGAGACAATGTGACAGGGGGCGCACCAGGGTGCCCAAAAATCGACCAAAAAGGGGAGCTCTGAGCTTCCGATCTCCGCATCGAAACTATCATCGGATAAGACGATTACCCCTTCAACCATCTTTTGGTTCTCCTTTATTGGTTATGGCTGGCGATAGACCATCGCCTGAGCTTAGGCTCAGGTAAACTTTCCCGTACCACATGAGCTAAGACTTGAACTAGACGAACTTCCTTTCACCGAGCTAAAGGCAGACAAGAGCCTCTCTGCCTTCCTTTCACCGCATTGGGGACAAACCACTTCTTTATCTCTCTCTTGGAGCCCTCTGAGGGTCTCAAAGGTATGGCCGCAGGCCTGGCATCGATACTCATAGAGAGGCATCTTCATCCTCCTCCTTTAACGCCTCAATGATCTTCCTCATCCTGGGATCTGTTACCGAATAACGGACCATTACCCCTTCCCTGTGAGCCATCACGATCCTTTTGTTCTTGAGGATCGCCAAGTGCTGAGAGACCGTAGCCTGGGGGATGTCGAGACCCCCCCAGATGTTCTTCACGCAGGCATCCTCTTCCAACAGAACGCTCAGGATGTTCAGGCGTATAGGATGTCCCAAGGTCTTTAACAAATCGGCCTCTTTGGCAAAATCTTTTAGTTCCATATCCCCTCCCTAAATCCTCATGAGGGTTCCCCTCACCCCGTTGGTGGAAATACCGACATACCTTTGGCACGTCCCTCTGGAGGCCTCTGGCCCCCAGACCCCCAAAAAGGAAAATACCAATTAGGAATCTCCAGCAGCGAAGCCCACTGAACTTAAGATTGGAAAAACCTAAAAATCCTAGATGACTTTCGACCTCAAAATTCACCGTGAAGTATTTTCACGTTGAATTAATATATTCAAATAATAATATATATATCCTTCTCCCCCCTGTCAAGGTAAAAACGACAACCCGATTTAGCCCTCACCTTCTAAACCCTCTACTATGGCGGCAGCTAATAGCGGAACCATGATCTCGTGGTGTCCGGTCAGGGCAAATCCCTTTCCCCCCTTGGAAGTGGGTCTACGAACTACATTCTGCAGGGGGCGGTAGTGCTGGATAAAGTCCATGTTGAGGCTAACGAAATCCTCCACTTTGTGCCCCAGGTTCCTCGCTGCGCTCAAGGCCTTCAGGAACACCTCGGGCAGGATCACTGCTGATCCCAAGTTGATATATACCCCTCCCTCCAGAGAGGCCACCAACGAGGCAAAAAGCCGAAAATCGCGATAGGTTACCTCCCCGAGAATCGAACCATCCGTAGAAGGGTGAATATGCACCACATCGGTGCCGATGGCAATATGGACGGTCAGGGGGATACCTAACGTGAAGGCTGCAGCACAAATGCTTAACTCCCGATAGGGGAGGCCCTCTTTTTGGAGGGCCCTCCCGATGGCCTTGCCCCCGCCCCAGCCCTGTTGGTGACCATCTTTCAGGGCGGTGTTGATAAATTCAGCCGTCTCCTTTGCCGATCCGAAGAGCCCTGTGCCCAATCCTTCCTCCACCGCCTCGGAGGTCTCTCCCACCATGGCGATCTCCACATCGTGGATGATGCCGGCACCGTTCATGGCCAGTCCCCTAATAACTCCCCTTTTCATCAGATCTATAATGATGGGGTTCAACCCTACCTTGATGGGATGGGCCCCCATACCTAGAAGGACCATCTTATCTCCCTGGGCAGCCGAAATGATGCGGGAGACCACCTCCCTGAAATCTTTGGCCGCTAAGAGCTGGGGAAGGGAATGAAGAAAAACCCGAAAGGGGGAGCCAGGACGCAGCGGTGAGGCAAAGTGGCCTACCCCTACCTTGCTCTTTCTCTCTCCCAGGGGATAGGTCTTTATCCCCTTAAAATCCAACGGCCGCCAGTCAGATCCCCTTTTCACCACCTCCTCCTGGGGCGAAGAGCTCCCCTTCCACTAGTTCACATAGTATGTGGCCAACGGCTATATGGGTCTCCTGAATTCGGGGTGTACTGGTGGAGTTGACGTTTAATCCATAGTCCGCTATCCTCAATGCCTTACCCCCATCCTGCCCAGTAAAGGCGATGGTCGCCATCTCCATCTCCTTGGCCTTGCGCAACCCCTCAATCACATTGGGTGACCTTCCACTGGTGCTGATCCCCCAGGCGATATCGTCCTTTCGCCCGAGTGCCTCTATCTGACGGGCGAATACAAGGGAGAAATCAACATCATTGCTGATGCTGGTCAAAATAGAGGTATCTGTGGTCAGGGCGATGGCTGGCAGGGGGGTCCTGTCTAAGAGATAACGATTGACGAATTCTGCAGCGATATGTTGGGCATCTGCTGCGCTGCCACCATTACCAAAGATAAGGATCTTGTTCCCCTGGCGGAGGGTCCTTGTTATGAAATGGGCTGTCTCCGCTATGGTATCTAGATTTTCCCGGAAAAACCTCTCTTGTACCTTAAGGCCTTCCTGCATCACATTTAATATTTTCTCCCGCAAAACCCCTCCTTCCGGACCTCATCCCACCAGTTCCCTCACCTGGGAGTGTTTCAAGACATCATCGACCACATCTCTTTTGCATTTACACCAATATGTCTTAAACAATTTGACCATCATCCCCCTCATGTCTGCTAGGCCCTCATCGGGAATCCCTATCACCTTTAAGATCTCCAAGCCCTTCAGGGAGGCCAGGGCCTCGGCGTACAACATGAGCCTCTGTCCACCCCAAGAAAGCTGTTCTAAGCCTAAGAAAGTGGCGACGACCACGGTGCAAAAAAATTCCCTTGCCTCATCACGCCCCATCTCCCTGAAGTTCAGGATGTGTCCCACCTCGTGGGCGATGGTGACCACCTCCCAACAGGGATCATCGAACTGACCACAAACCACCGCGCTGGGATGGGCCGGGTTCAAAGAGAGCCTGCTGTAAGAGACCCCCTTCATCCTTCCATCCCCCTCCTGTTGAAAGATGACCCCCTTTTCCCTCATATATCCTAAAAGAGGCCCCTTCAACTCCTCAGCTCCATCTCTCTCCCCTCTAACAATAATTATGATATAGGCAAAGAGGGGTATCAAGATGAGGGCAGCCCATCCACAAGGGAAAGGGCGTTCTTTCCCAGGTCAGGGAGATAATACCCACCCTCTAAGATAGCGAAACGTCGTCCTTGGCAGGAGGATATGGCCTTCTCGGCGACCATCTCCCCAATGACCCGGTAATCATCCATCTCTAGGGTACCTCCCCAATCCAGGCGATATCTATCAAATCCTGCCAAGAGGGCAATGAGAAAGAAAAACATCCTAATCCGCCGGCAAGGACTCAATGAATCTGTCTTCGTATTTCTTCATGATCATCCTTGCCATGCCCAAATTGCCCTCTTTGGCAATGGCCAAACCCAAATAGAAACGATTATCTGGCAAGATCCGTAAAAGGAGGTAAAATTCATCAGTGGTCAACAATACCTCTTCAATCTTATGCCCCCTCTCGAGGGCTTTAAGGGCCTTCTCATTGGCCTTTACCACCTCGGCATAATAGGCAGCAGCTATGTTTGGATCAAACGTTGGATCGCTGGATATGGCAACAATGGGTATCCCATCATCGATGCCGACCACCTCTGCCGCGATAAAGTTTGGAACCTCACATTTAAATTCCTCCAACACTGCGTTTACGGAGTTGGCCCTTACCTGCCCTCCTTTATAGTCTTCGGGCTCTTCCCGCTCCTCTTTTACATCTACCTCCGAAAGGCTATCTTCGTCCTTTCTCCTCGCCCCTTCCAAAAGAAGATAAGAGAGGGAGAGGTCTAATTCCCTTCCGTCTATTTCTTCTTCTCCTAAAGGCTTTACTTCAAATCCACCTCCTTCCCAGCTCACGATCTCAAAAAAGGCCTCCTCTCCTTCCTTAGAGCCCGTTCGCACCCACAAGACATCATCCCCTTCCAGGCCGATATCACCCTCTTCCCCTAGGGTGTTGGTCACCTGAACCCTTACCGCCTTGCCAGCAAAGGAGAGAAATTGAACCAAATCGGTAAACTCCATATCCTTGATGGCCACGGAAAACCCCTTGCGTTCCAAAATCTCTCTTACCATATCCATCAATTGTTTAAGGTCCAACGGCTTTTCCAAATACATCACGGCCCCTTTTTGCTTGGCTAATGCCCTCACCGAGGGAGATCCATAGGCCGTGGTCATGACCACTTTCACCTTAGGACGGTTCTCTCGAAGCCACATCAAAAGGTCAAACCCATCCCTGCCCGGCATCCTGATGTCGGAGATGATCAAAGAGATGCCCTTTTCCTTCTCCAGCATGGAGATGGCCTCTTCATAGCTGGTGGCGCTCAGACAATCGGCGTATGAACTCAGGTAATCCTGGATGCTGAAGACCATCGCCTCCTCGTCATCTACAATTAGTATTGTCGGCCGCCTCTTATGCATCTACAGGCCTCCCCATCTTTATCAGGGGAGAATTTGGTTCCCTCTTGAGCAAAATGGTCACTTTGGCCTTGGTGCCACAACCGCGAGGTCCCTTAGACAAGGATAAATCCCCCTCGTATTTTTCCAATAAGGTCTCTACCACATAAAGTCCCATCCCCATGCCGCAGGATTTAGTGGTGGCAAACGGTCTCCTCCCTATACTTTCCAATACCTCATCATCTATACCAATCCCATTATCCATCACCTCAACCTCTACCTTGTCATCGGCACAGCGAAGGGCGATCGTTATCCTCCCATCCCTTTTCCCCTCCAGGGCCTCCTCGGCGTTCTTGATGAGGTTTGAAAGGATTTGATGGAAGTCGTCAGGTGTCCCCCAAAAAGGCACCATCTCTGTCCCCAAGCTAACTTCAATCCTTATCCCTCTTTGCCGTAACTCCTCCTGATAGAGTTCTGCTGCCTCCTTTACCACCTCTGCCAGATCAAACTCTTGCATATCTTTTATCAGGGGACGAGAGACATATTTGACCGAAGCGAGGAGAGAATTGAGACGGTCGATCTCTCTAATGATCCTCCCGGTATAGGCCCTGATTGTATCCTTCTGCTCGAAGGAAAACTTAAATCTTTCCTCCAATGATTGGGCCAAGGCCCTTATGGCTCCTAGTGGGTTTTTGAACTCATGGATAAGAGCGGAAAAAAATTTGATGAGTTCGTCTTCTGGGGGATAGATCTTGATGAGGTAAGCATCTCCTCCTTCTTTATTCTTCCACGCTGTTTTCGCAAAGCGGTAGGTTTTTTTTCCTAGTTCGATGGCCCCAGTTGATTCCTCTAACAACACCCTCAACCCCTGCGCACAGAGATCGACTTTAGGGTCATAGCCTCTCGAACCGGGTGACCCAAGAACTTCCCACACTTCATCGTCGGCATGTAGCAGTTTTCCCCTCTCATCTACGATCAAGATGTAAGGTTCCCTCATCCCTATAATCACCCACCCTGAAGTGTACGATATTGGGCTAAACTCGTCAACTATATTGTCTCAAATATCAATAATAGAATTAAGAAAAAGGGCAGAGAGTACCGTCTGATAAAATGCTTCTGCTTCCAAGATCTCCTGCGCAATACCCAGGATAAGGAGGGGGAGATCATCTAAGGGGATCTTTTGTAACTTAACAAAGTCTTTCTCTGTGGTAACGAATACCTCCACTTTATCTATATATTCACGCATCATCCTCAAGTCCTTGGGCGCATAATTGTGATGATCGGGGAAACGGACCTCTTTCACAACCGCTGCCCCTAACCCCTGCAATAAATAAATGAAGTACTCTGGATCAGCGATCCCCGCAAAGGCAAGAATTCTTTTCCCATGAACAAACTGGGGAGGGAATATCTTGCCTGAGGCCGCCTCCAAGAGATATATTGGTTTGTATCTACTGTGATAGAGGGGAACCGCGGGGGCAAGGTCACGGAGTATACCCTCAATCTCCCCCAGAGGTTGGGAGGGTTCCGCCTTACTGAGGACAAAGAGGGAGGCGCGGCGAAGGCCCCGTAACGGTTCCCGAAGGGGGCCTCTGGGGAAAAGACACCCATTGCCAAAACCGCTGCGTGCATCGATGAGGACGATGTCCAGATCCCGCTTGATCCCTAGATGTTGAAACCCATCATCGAGTATCAAGACATCAATCCCAAATTTTTCGTGGGCGTACAGCCCCATCGCATATCTATTCTTACCCACCAACAGGGGGACCCCTGACAACATCTTGGCCAACATAAAGGGCTCGTCTCCTGCCTCAGCAGGGGTCAGATATATCTTTTCCCCATCTGATAGTACTCCTCCCTTCCTCTCCTTGAGCCCCTTATATCCCCTGCTCAATATCCCAGCCTTTACCCCTCTCTTTCGCAACTCTCCGGCCAGATAGGCTACCATAGGGGTCTTTCCTGTCCCCCCCAGGGTTATGTTCCCCACACTGATTACCTTACAGGGGAGTTGCAGTCCTTTCTGATAAAATTTTGTCCTGATCCAGACAACCAGCCCGTATATCCAAGAGATAATAAGGAAAGGGAACAGGAGAAGCTCAACAATCCCCCATCTGCCCCGCTCCTTAAAGAGATAATCCCCCCATCTCTTTTTGCCTGGATCCTTCATCATCCCTTTACAAGGCCCCCTACTATCTCCATCGTCCTCTCCAAGGCCCCTTGATGTCCCTGGAGGAGGGAAAGACCTCTCTCGCCCATCTCCTGCCTGAGGTGGGGATTATCGAGGAGCCTCTTCAAGACCTCCTTGAGTTCCTCAGGGGTCCTGACCTGTATCCCCGCTCCCTTCTCCAACACGAGTTTGGCGATCTCGCTGAAGTTCTCCATGTGGGGGCCAAAGACCACCCCTTTGCCGTGGACAAAGACCTCCAAGATGTTGTGCCCCCCTACCTTACAGAAACTCCCCCCCACAAATATGACCGTCCCCAGACCATAGATGGCGGCCAGCTCCCCTATAGTGTCCAGCAAAATGACTTCTTCTGGTTGGCGCTTATCATCTATCATCGTCCTCTTCAGCCACCTAAGCCCCTGTGAATCCAAAAGCCCTCCCACCCGCGGGATCCTCTGCAGATGTCTGGGGGCCAGGATCAAGACAAGCCGGGGGAAATCTACCTTTAACTCCTTGAAAACCCCCAAGACCATCTCCTCCTCCCCCTCGTGAGTGCTGCCGGCGATAAAGATCGGTGGCCCTTCGGCAAGCCTCAACTCCTGCCTCAACCCCTCCCCTTCGGCCCCAGCTACAGTGAAAAACTGGTGGAATTTGAGATCCCCGGTAACATGAATGGCCTGAGGGTCTGCCCCCAGCCCCATCATCCGCTCCCTATCATCGCTGGAGCGGAGGCAAAGGACGTCAAAGTTCCTCAAGACCCCCTGGAAAAGGAACCGCAGGGGGCGATAAAACCTGTAGGAACGCCGAGAGATCCTCCCATTAAAGAGTATTGTGGGTATCCTCGCCTTTTTTACCTCTCTCAGGAGGTTAGGCCATAATTCCGTTTCCGTCACCAGGAAGGCATGGGGCCTGATGAGCTGCACCGTCCTTCTCACTATCCAGGGCAGATCTAAGGGGGCCAAAATGGCCGCATCGACCCCAGGGCCCTGGGAAGCGATCTCTCTACCTTGAGCAGTGGTCGTGGAGACCAGAAAACCATGGTGGGGATAGATCTTTCTCATCTCCCCCAAGACAGAGAGGGTAACCCTTACTTCTCCCACCGAAGCGGCGTGAAACCAGATATAAGGCCTTTTCTCAACCTTCTTCAGGAGCTCCTGGGGATAGAATCCCCAACGTTCTCCGTGGAGATCTCCTTTTGAGAGAAGGATCTTGAGCAGGGAAAAAGGAAAAGCACAAAGACAAAGGATGATGAGGACAAAGTTATAAAAGAGATAGCCCAATCTGGTCAATTTTGCCTTTTTCTGGGGGAGCTATCCACCCTCTCAAAATAGCAATCGGCCAACTCGGTGATCTCCTCCAGCCTCCCCTCCAGGAGAAGGGACTTTTGCTCCATCTCCTCCTCACCTGCTTCAGGATTGACCCAGATGGGCTCACCCCAGACAAAGACCCCGCGGGAAAAGGGGTAGGGGATGAGAAAACGGTCCCAGGTGCGCAAAATCTTCCTGGAAGAGGCGCTGAATGCCAAGGGGAGGATGGGACAACCGCTGATCTTCGCCAACTGGATCACCCCCGCCTGTACCTGGTAGCGCGGCCCCCTGGGGCCATCGGGGGCAATGGCCACATCATAACCCTCCTTTAAGGCCCGAACAAGCCCCCTTATCCCCGAGAGCCCCCCTCTGGTGGTGGAGCCCCTCACTGTCTCGAAACCGAAGAGCTGGATCGTCCTGTTGATGAGCTCCCCATCCCGGTGGCGGCTGACCATGACCTTCACCCCCTCCCCTCGATAGACCAGGGGCATCATCAAGAGCCTTCCGTGCCAAAAGGCGATGATGATATTTTCCCCCTTTGTCCAGAGGTCCCTTACAAGCTCTCCGTTAAGTTCCTCAATCCTCATGGTCCCCTGGAGGAACTTGATAAGAGAAAAGGCCACGCACGGCCCCAGTCGTAACACCAATCGATGCCAAAGCCCTCGCATGCCCCCTCTAGACCACCTCCCTTAATGGCCGGTCCTCATCCTGGAATTGGAGTTCATAGAGCTTTTTGTACTCCCCACCGACGGCCATGAGCTCCTTATGGGGCCCCTCTTCCACGATCTTCCCCTCAGACAGGACCAGGGTCCTGTCAACATTTCTCACCGTTGAGAGACGGTGGGCAATGACCAAGACGGTCCTCTTCTCCATAAGTCTGTCCAAGGCCCCCTGCACCTCACGCTCCGACTCCGTATCCAGGGAAGAGGTAGCCTCGTCGAGGATCAGAATCGGGGCGTTCTTCAACAATGCCCTGGCAATGGAGATCCTCTGCCTCTGCCCCCCGGAGAGCCTAACTCCCTGTTCGCCGATAATGGTATCATATCCTTGGGGAAGTCTGATAATGAAATCGTGTGCATCGGCCATTTTGGCCGCCATGATTACCTCCTCCTCAGGGATGTCTGGTCTGCCGTAGGCGATGTTGCTCCGCACGGTGTCATTGAATAAAAGGGTCTGCTGGGCTACCACGCCAATCTGATCCCGCAGGGACTTCAAGGTCACTTTATGAATGTCCACCCCATCGATCAGGATCTGTCCCTCGGTCGCGTCGTAGAACCTGGGCAGGAGGTTTACCAAGGTGGTCTTCCCTGCCCCGCTGGAGCCCACCAAGGCCACCTTTTCCCCTGCCTTCACCTTGAAGCTTATCCGCTTAAGGACCATCTCATCATCATAGCGGAACGAGACGTCCCTGTATTCGATCTTCCGGGAGAAGCTCGCCAGTGGCAGGGCATCCGGGGCGTCGGTCACCTCTGGCTTTAGGTCCAAGACCGCAAAGACCCGCTGGGCGGCCGCTATCCCCTCCTGGATGAGGAGATTGACCTTGCTCAGACCCTTCAAGGGATCGTAGAGCAGGGCCAGGGCGGTCATAAAGGAGAAGAAATCCCCCACCGTCATCCTCCCATTAATGACGCTATATCCGCCGAACCAAATAAAGGACCCGATCCCCAGATAGGCCAGGCACTCCATCACTGGGGTGGAGAGTGCCCGCACCTTTACCCTCTTCATGATATATCGCAAGTATCGCTCGTTGGCCTCTGCGAAACGCCTGCTCTCATAGTCCTCCATGTTGAAGGCCTTGACAATCCTGTGGCCTAAGATGGTCTCCTGGAGGAAGGTGCTGATGTGGGCCATGGTCTCCAGGGTCCTTTTGCTGACCTTGCGCAACTTCCTCCCGAACCTGATAAAGGGATAGGTTGCCAAGGGAAAGACCAGAATGGCCAGAATGGCCATCTGCCAATCCCGGTAGAAGATAACCCCTATCAAGCCAGCGGCGGTAAAGAAATCTTTGATCATCCCTGTCACCGCATTGGAGACGGCACCCTGAACAGAAGCCACATCGTTGGTAATGCGCGCCATCAACACACCCGTAGGGGTCCTGTCAAAGAAGGAGAGGGATAGGGTCTGCAGGTGGCTATAGAGCCGCTCCCGTATATCCGCCACCACCCTCTGCCCCACATAATTCATGAAGTACCCCTGACAGAAATTGAAGGCCCCCTTGAGCATCCCCAAACCGATGAGCCCCAGGGGGAGGATCTTCAACATGAAGGTGTCTTTGTTGATGAAGACATCATCCAACACGTTTTTGGTGAGCAGCGCAAAGGCGGCAGTGATGGCGGACACCCCTCCCATACATATCATGGCCACCAGGAGCCGAGGCCAATAAGGAGAGACAAACTTTAATACCCTCAGATAGATGTTCTTTCCTTTCATGCCCTCCCCATCATCTGCAGGGCGATCTGGGCCACCCTTTGAGAGGCCCCTTTCCCCCCTAGCCTCTCTTTGACGAACTCAAACTCCCCCTGGATCTGCTGCCTCCTCGCGGGCTCCCGCAGGATCTTTTCCGCCTCCTGGGCAATCCTCTGGGGGGTCACCTCCCCTTGAATCAGCTCCGGTACTACCTTCCTTCCAACCACTATATTGGCCAGACCGATGCATTTCACCTTTACCAATATCCTGCCGACCAGATAAGATATAGGGCTCAATCGATAGATGATAACCATGGGAATTCCGGCGAGGGCCCCCTCCAGGGTGGCGGTACCAGAGGCAATCAGCAAAAGATCTGCGGCCTTCATTACCTCAAAGGTCCTCCCCTCCACAACCTCAAGGGGGAGCTGGCTCCCCTCTGCATAACCCTGGACCAAGTCCCTCTCGAGGGTAGAGGCAAGGGGTATAATGAAGCGGCATGGGGAGAAACCCCTGTGGAGGATCTTTGCAGCCCCCAACATCGGGGACAAAAGGACCTTCACCTCCCGCTGCCGGCTCCCAGGCAACAGGCCGATGAGCAGGGCCTCGGCAGGTACCCCCAATCCCCTGCGGGCCTCCTCCCGGGTAAGACTTCCATCGAGGACATCCAGGAGTGGGTGCCCCACAAACTCCACATCCACTCCCTCCTTCCGATAAAAGGGTACCTCGAAGGGTAAGATGACCGCCATCTTGTCCACCCTCCTGGCGATCTTCTTGATACGTCTGGGGCGCCAAGCCCAGACCTGGGGGCTGATATAGTAAAGGACGGGCACAGCATTGTCCTTGAGGACCTTGGCCAACCTCAGATTAAAATCAGGGTAATCAATCAGGATGGCCAGATGTGGTTTATGGTGCATGATAAAACGCTTCATCTCCCTCCAGGCCCTCCATATATGGCCCATCTTTTCCACAACCTCGGTGATCCCCACCACAGATAACTCTGAAGAGGAAAAGAGC
Above is a window of Deltaproteobacteria bacterium DNA encoding:
- the msbA gene encoding lipid A export permease/ATP-binding protein MsbA, whose translation is MKGKNIYLRVLKFVSPYWPRLLVAMICMGGVSAITAAFALLTKNVLDDVFINKDTFMLKILPLGLIGLGMLKGAFNFCQGYFMNYVGQRVVADIRERLYSHLQTLSLSFFDRTPTGVLMARITNDVASVQGAVSNAVTGMIKDFFTAAGLIGVIFYRDWQMAILAILVFPLATYPFIRFGRKLRKVSKRTLETMAHISTFLQETILGHRIVKAFNMEDYESRRFAEANERYLRYIMKRVKVRALSTPVMECLAYLGIGSFIWFGGYSVINGRMTVGDFFSFMTALALLYDPLKGLSKVNLLIQEGIAAAQRVFAVLDLKPEVTDAPDALPLASFSRKIEYRDVSFRYDDEMVLKRISFKVKAGEKVALVGSSGAGKTTLVNLLPRFYDATEGQILIDGVDIHKVTLKSLRDQIGVVAQQTLLFNDTVRSNIAYGRPDIPEEEVIMAAKMADAHDFIIRLPQGYDTIIGEQGVRLSGGQRQRISIARALLKNAPILILDEATSSLDTESEREVQGALDRLMEKRTVLVIAHRLSTVRNVDRTLVLSEGKIVEEGPHKELMAVGGEYKKLYELQFQDEDRPLREVV
- the lpxB gene encoding lipid-A-disaccharide synthase; protein product: MGSKMKVMIVAGESSGDLYGARLVEAVLSLSPQVEFYGIGGKEMERRGVNLLFSSSELSVVGITEVVEKMGHIWRAWREMKRFIMHHKPHLAILIDYPDFNLRLAKVLKDNAVPVLYYISPQVWAWRPRRIKKIARRVDKMAVILPFEVPFYRKEGVDVEFVGHPLLDVLDGSLTREEARRGLGVPAEALLIGLLPGSRQREVKVLLSPMLGAAKILHRGFSPCRFIIPLASTLERDLVQGYAEGSQLPLEVVEGRTFEVMKAADLLLIASGTATLEGALAGIPMVIIYRLSPISYLVGRILVKVKCIGLANIVVGRKVVPELIQGEVTPQRIAQEAEKILREPARRQQIQGEFEFVKERLGGKGASQRVAQIALQMMGRA